A single genomic interval of Microbacterium sp. BLY harbors:
- a CDS encoding response regulator transcription factor: MIRVLLADDEGMIRSALAALLRLEPDIDVVAECADGEEAVAAAVRLVPDVCLLDLEMPGLDGVQVAEKLHRTIATRCIVVTRHARPGVLRRALASGVAGFLPKSRGADELAAIIRRVAAGARYVDPEIAADALSDERSPLTDRELDVLRAGRRGETTGQIARSLALAPGTVRNHISVILGKLAVSTRQQAVLLAEERGWI, translated from the coding sequence ATGATCCGGGTGCTGCTCGCCGACGACGAGGGCATGATCCGCTCCGCGCTCGCCGCCCTGCTCCGGCTCGAACCCGACATCGATGTCGTCGCCGAATGCGCGGACGGCGAGGAGGCCGTCGCGGCCGCCGTGCGCCTCGTGCCCGACGTGTGCCTGCTCGACCTGGAGATGCCCGGCCTCGACGGGGTGCAGGTCGCCGAGAAGCTGCACCGGACGATCGCGACCCGCTGTATCGTCGTCACCCGCCATGCCCGCCCCGGCGTGCTCCGGCGGGCACTCGCCTCCGGCGTCGCGGGATTCCTGCCCAAGTCGCGGGGCGCCGACGAGCTCGCCGCGATCATCCGCCGGGTCGCCGCCGGCGCCCGGTACGTCGATCCGGAGATCGCCGCCGACGCGCTGAGCGACGAGCGCTCGCCGCTCACCGACCGCGAACTGGACGTGCTCCGGGCCGGGCGCCGCGGGGAGACGACGGGGCAGATCGCGCGGTCCCTCGCCCTGGCGCCGGGAACCGTGCGCAACCACATCTCCGTCATCCTCGGGAAGCTCGCGGTGAGCACCCGGCAGCAGGCGGTCCTGCTCGCGGAGGAGCGCGGCTGGATCTGA
- a CDS encoding rRNA adenine dimethyltransferase family protein — protein sequence MPRTHPHSIHGGRHELGQNFLTHRPTIGRIIHLVDRTTGSILELGAGDGALTRPLARLGRPLTAIDIDEHRIRRLRPALPGVRLEIADATRHPLTTDVVVGNVPYHLTTPILRRLLSHGSWRDAVLLTQWEVARKRAGVGGGTLMTAQSAPWFSFSLEGRVPAWGFSPRPSVDGGLLTIARRDAPLVAVGERRAYEAFVRSVFQAGGSGLPGVVARACRIDRRRAQRALAAVGANGCRLPRDLQPSHWAGLWDRVGRG from the coding sequence ATGCCTCGCACCCACCCGCATTCGATTCACGGCGGCCGCCATGAACTCGGCCAGAACTTCCTCACCCATCGCCCGACGATCGGGCGCATCATCCACCTCGTCGATCGCACCACCGGGTCGATCCTCGAGCTCGGCGCCGGTGACGGCGCCCTCACCCGTCCGCTGGCGCGGCTCGGGCGACCCCTCACCGCGATCGACATCGACGAGCACCGCATCCGCCGGCTGCGCCCTGCGCTCCCCGGCGTCCGCCTCGAGATCGCCGACGCGACGCGGCACCCGCTGACGACGGACGTCGTCGTCGGCAACGTCCCCTACCACCTCACGACCCCGATCCTCCGCCGGCTGCTCTCGCACGGATCGTGGCGCGACGCGGTGCTCCTCACGCAGTGGGAGGTGGCCCGCAAGCGCGCCGGCGTGGGCGGGGGCACGCTGATGACCGCCCAGTCCGCACCCTGGTTCTCGTTCTCGCTGGAGGGAAGGGTGCCCGCCTGGGGCTTCTCGCCGCGGCCCAGCGTGGACGGGGGACTCCTCACCATCGCGCGGCGGGACGCCCCTCTCGTCGCGGTCGGCGAGCGTCGCGCCTACGAGGCGTTCGTCCGCAGCGTGTTCCAGGCGGGCGGAAGCGGACTGCCGGGCGTCGTGGCGAGAGCGTGCCGCATCGATCGCCGACGGGCTCAGCGGGCGCTCGCCGCGGTGGGCGCGAACGGGTGCCGGCTCCCGCGCGATCTCCAGCCGTCGCACTGGGCGGGGCTCTGGGACCGCGTCGGGCGGGGGTGA